One stretch of Nitrospinota bacterium DNA includes these proteins:
- a CDS encoding proline dehydrogenase family protein yields the protein MVYRLPSVYYDAIHTLKCEIAFHWFALSDRQREAIFFPWIDFMHLLYPFAKRFIAGEDSPSALISIQKLYKAGFLASLDILGENVTSREQANAAREVYIDLIKTVDQGNLTMDYSVKLTQMGLDIDKKFCRDNLESLLLTAGSQTVRFDMEGSTYTQPTLDMCFDFHSQYKNLGQAVQAYLFRSQGDIDALIEKQISVRLCKGAYKEASSIAYQSMDDIRQNFLTLAFKLLKEGHLPAIATHDEYLLAEILSFISKEKIDPDSFYFEMLYGVGRDLQKILLAKGFQVRIYTPFGNAWLPYTLRRLMEKKENMLFVIKNLFRETFGLRKIK from the coding sequence GTGGTTTACCGCCTGCCTTCTGTTTATTATGATGCCATACACACCCTGAAATGTGAGATCGCTTTCCACTGGTTCGCCCTTTCCGACCGCCAGAGGGAGGCTATTTTCTTTCCGTGGATAGACTTTATGCACCTTTTATATCCTTTTGCCAAAAGATTTATTGCCGGGGAAGACTCACCTTCCGCTCTGATATCCATTCAAAAACTTTATAAAGCAGGTTTCCTGGCATCGCTGGATATCCTTGGCGAGAATGTCACCAGCCGTGAACAGGCCAATGCGGCTCGAGAGGTCTATATCGATCTGATTAAAACCGTTGATCAGGGAAATTTGACGATGGACTATTCGGTCAAATTGACTCAGATGGGATTGGACATTGATAAAAAATTTTGTAGAGACAACCTTGAAAGCCTCTTGTTGACTGCGGGAAGCCAGACCGTACGCTTTGATATGGAGGGATCAACATACACCCAACCCACTCTGGATATGTGCTTTGATTTTCATTCCCAGTACAAAAACCTGGGGCAGGCGGTTCAAGCGTATTTGTTCCGATCGCAAGGCGATATCGACGCATTGATTGAAAAACAGATCTCCGTCCGCTTGTGCAAGGGAGCCTACAAGGAAGCTTCATCCATCGCCTATCAGTCCATGGACGATATACGTCAGAACTTTTTGACCTTAGCCTTCAAATTATTAAAGGAAGGACATCTACCAGCCATCGCCACTCACGATGAATATTTACTGGCAGAAATTCTGTCCTTTATCTCCAAGGAAAAAATCGACCCCGATTCTTTTTATTTCGAGATGCTTTACGGAGTCGGCAGGGACTTGCAAAAAATTCTTTTGGCAAAAGGTTTCCAGGTTCGCATCTACACGCCCTTCGGAAACGCCTGGCTCCCCTACACGCTAAGACGGCTGATGGAGAAGAAGGAAAATATGCTGTTTGTGATAAAAAATTTGTTCAGGGAAACGTTCGGCCTTAGAAAAATCAAATAA
- a CDS encoding glycosyltransferase, giving the protein MPQQLARFDYNVKVIAPHDSEVKEPDKWCDVKVEYFKYFLPQSFQTLAYGAGMISRIKQNGLRLLLIPFFLASFFLSALRASRDSDLLQAYWIPAGMIALLVKWFTKVPVAINLWGSDFLLLRIPGFAFICRNLLRGADAIICESDYFRDLLHQLGIPKGKIFVIANGIDLEKFKVGDKPSARQQLGLLEGKTIILNIGGMSPVKGQKYLVEAIPEIIAKDKHVQFIFVGDGEVRKELESLVSASELNPYVLFAGMQNVSQIPLWLNAADIFVLPSLSEGNPNVLLEAMACGLAVVSTAVGGIPDMIRDKQEGLLVLPKSPQALARQITTLIRDKTLRKKLGQNGLKMVQANYGTWKRQSAKLKTIYENLTAK; this is encoded by the coding sequence ATACCCCAGCAACTTGCCCGTTTCGACTACAATGTGAAGGTCATCGCCCCGCATGACTCTGAGGTGAAAGAACCGGACAAATGGTGCGATGTGAAGGTGGAATATTTCAAATATTTCCTGCCGCAAAGTTTCCAGACTTTAGCCTACGGTGCCGGCATGATCAGCCGCATCAAACAAAATGGTTTGCGCCTATTGTTGATTCCCTTTTTTCTGGCATCTTTCTTTTTATCGGCGCTTCGGGCAAGCCGAGATTCTGACTTGCTCCAGGCATACTGGATTCCGGCAGGAATGATCGCCTTGCTTGTCAAGTGGTTCACAAAGGTTCCCGTCGCCATAAACTTGTGGGGCTCTGATTTTCTTTTATTGCGAATTCCAGGCTTCGCTTTTATTTGCAGAAACCTGCTCCGGGGAGCCGATGCCATCATTTGCGAGAGCGATTATTTTCGCGACCTCTTGCATCAACTGGGTATTCCCAAAGGCAAAATTTTCGTGATTGCCAACGGCATTGACCTGGAAAAATTCAAGGTCGGAGACAAGCCGTCCGCCCGCCAGCAACTGGGTTTACTCGAAGGCAAAACAATTATCCTTAATATTGGCGGCATGTCCCCTGTAAAGGGACAGAAATATCTGGTAGAAGCCATTCCCGAAATTATTGCCAAGGACAAACATGTTCAATTCATCTTCGTAGGTGACGGGGAGGTGCGGAAAGAGTTGGAATCTCTGGTGAGCGCAAGCGAATTGAACCCATATGTCCTGTTCGCTGGAATGCAAAATGTTTCGCAAATCCCCCTTTGGCTCAATGCTGCGGACATCTTTGTTTTACCCAGTCTGTCCGAAGGCAACCCCAACGTCCTGCTGGAGGCCATGGCTTGCGGCCTTGCCGTTGTTTCCACAGCGGTCGGCGGCATTCCTGATATGATCCGGGATAAGCAGGAGGGATTACTGGTCCTGCCCAAATCTCCCCAAGCACTTGCCCGGCAAATCACCACTTTGATCCGGGATAAAACCCTGCGGAAAAAATTAGGCCAAAACGGCTTAAAAATGGTTCAGGCCAATTATGGAACCTGGAAAAGGCAATCCGCCAAATTAAAAACCATCTATGAAAACCTGACGGCAAAATAA
- a CDS encoding glycosyltransferase family 4 protein, whose amino-acid sequence MTKPIKILTIYYRHKPGGFCKRLKMKIEAYLDRGWTVHYVAVEPFPYNHPNLIPHILLTPMRNHDSIPFWIYFFLTAPFYMALVGIKHRVDLISVFSPLYALISAPAKWVLQVPMITLVRFPPHQNPIFSYRESCLITWVESFLEKLGLAFSDRVLATSEAVRDAVIKRYPRGRLKTAVLYNHLQEVNFDKTFRKDRLIQEFALSENPFIVATTGILHKRKNQDCLLRAFAEAGKLESVLLIIGDGEQKEPLKQLTAELGVEERTIFTGWREDVLELIQGADLFVFGSAQEGMSNSLLEAIAADLPCLVSDVPENREVVTNPEQHFCPDQPSALAGKIVRAIEDPEYYDKLSESTLEDKKRFVFDWSGEIIKEAEQLLNRSQG is encoded by the coding sequence ATGACGAAACCAATCAAAATCCTAACCATCTATTACAGACACAAGCCGGGCGGGTTCTGCAAACGGCTCAAGATGAAAATCGAAGCCTACCTCGACCGTGGCTGGACGGTTCATTATGTCGCGGTGGAACCTTTCCCCTACAATCACCCAAACCTGATTCCTCACATCCTGCTCACTCCCATGCGGAACCATGACTCTATTCCCTTCTGGATTTATTTTTTTCTCACCGCTCCCTTTTACATGGCGTTGGTTGGAATAAAACACAGGGTTGATCTTATTTCTGTTTTTTCCCCGCTGTACGCCCTCATTTCGGCTCCGGCAAAATGGGTTTTACAGGTTCCCATGATCACCTTGGTTCGCTTTCCGCCACATCAGAACCCGATTTTTTCATATCGGGAATCGTGCCTCATCACCTGGGTGGAAAGTTTTCTAGAAAAACTGGGCCTGGCTTTTTCAGACCGGGTTCTTGCTACCTCAGAAGCAGTCCGCGATGCCGTGATCAAGCGCTACCCACGGGGGAGACTAAAAACCGCAGTCCTTTATAACCATTTGCAGGAAGTTAATTTTGATAAAACCTTTCGCAAAGACCGCCTGATCCAGGAATTCGCCCTATCCGAAAATCCTTTCATCGTTGCCACTACAGGAATTTTGCACAAGCGAAAAAATCAAGATTGTCTGCTACGGGCGTTTGCCGAAGCCGGGAAACTGGAATCGGTTCTATTAATCATCGGCGATGGGGAGCAGAAGGAACCGCTAAAGCAACTGACTGCGGAACTGGGTGTAGAGGAAAGAACGATATTTACCGGGTGGAGGGAGGACGTTTTGGAACTCATTCAGGGAGCCGACCTGTTTGTCTTTGGCTCTGCCCAGGAGGGTATGTCCAATTCCCTTCTCGAAGCTATTGCCGCAGACCTTCCCTGCCTGGTGAGCGATGTTCCCGAAAACCGGGAGGTGGTCACGAATCCCGAACAGCATTTTTGTCCCGACCAGCCATCCGCTCTGGCCGGAAAAATAGTCCGTGCGATCGAAGACCCTGAGTATTACGACAAGTTATCGGAATCGACACTGGAAGATAAGAAACGGTTTGTCTTTGACTGGAGTGGGGAAATCATCAAGGAGGCCGAGCAACTGTTGAATCGTTCCCAGGGATAA